The genomic segment ccacaaaacaaatGTAGACtgcttgggcaaactcccatgcaccctcaaggaccctgccgagagtatagagctggtccacagttccacgacctggacgaaaaccacactgctccttctGAATCCAAGGTTCGAGTTACCAgcctagcctcctctccagtacacctgaatagaccttaccgggaaggctggagATTGTGATCCcaagatagttggaacacacccttcggttctccttcttaaagagcgcaaccaccaccccggtctgggGTCTGtgccgatgtccacgcaatgttgcagagtcttgtcaaccaagacagcctcacagcatccagagccttaaggaactccaggcggaCCTCATCCACCCACGggaccttgccaccgaggagctttttaactacctcggcaacctcagtcccagaaataggagagcccaccagattccacaggcactgcttcctcataggaagatgtgttggtgggattgaggaggcattcgaagtattccctccaccgatccacaacatccgcagtcgaggtcagcagcacaccatccccaccatacacggtgttgacagtgaactgcttccccttcctgaggcgccAGATGGtgttccagaatcgcttcgaagccgtccggaagtcattttccatggcttccccgaactcctcccatgtctgagtttttgcaTCCGCGAccactgaagccgcacaccgcttggcctgtcagtacctgtccCTTGCCTccagagtcccatgagccaaaaggacccgataagactctttcttcagcttgacggcatccctcacgacaggcaccaaccaccttgcggccacagctccaattgaCCGCCTCGACAATAGTGTTACGTAACATGGTCCACTTGGACTCAatatccagcgcctccctcgtgacatgttcaaagttcttcggGAGGTGAGAATTTAAACTCTGAGAGGAGACTTTACTATactttcccagcagaccctcacaatgcgtttgggcctgccaggtctgtccggcatcctcccccacactcggagccaactcaccaccaggtggtgatcggtagaaagctctaccctctcttcaccagagtgtccaaaacatgagaccgcaaatcagatgacacaactacaaagtggaTCATCAAGCTgcgggtgtcctggtgccaagtgcacatatggacacccttatttttgaacattgtgtttgttatggacaatctgtgaccagcacaaaagtccaaaaacaaaacacctctcgagttcagatccgggcggccattcttcccaatcacgcttctccaggtttcactgtcgatGCCAACATAAACGTTGAAatcacccagcagaacaagggaatcacctgagggagcactcaccagtactccctcgagagaatccaaaaagggttggtactctgagctgctgtttggtacgTAAGCACTAAAAcaatcaggacccgtccccccaaccCAAAGGcaaagggaagctaccctctcgtctactgggttcaagtccaacgtgcaggctttgagccaggggTCAACAAGAATTACCACCCcaacccgtcgcctctcactgcgtgcaacgccagcgtgaaagagagtccagcccctctcaataGAACTGGtaccagagcccttgctgtgtgcGTCAAAGTGattccgactatatctagccggaacttctccacctcactcaccagctcaggctccttaccCCCCAAGCTAagtgatgttccacgtcccaagagcgagcttatataACCGAGGATCGAACCCCCAAGTGTCCtaccttcggcttccgcccagctcacactacacccgatctctatggcccctcctatgggtggtgagcccattggagggggggacccacgttgcctcttcgggctgtaccCATcctgccaccaggcgctcgccatcgtgccccacctccgggcctgacTCCAGAGGGGGGCTCCGGTGAAGGGTAGGGGAAATCTAAGTCCTTGTTTGTTCTTTTCCTTAAAGGTCTTCGAGTGTGGATATTTTGAGAAGGTGACTTTGTTAGAATAATGTCACAATAACGACCATGCAATAACACAAATGCAAATGACGGTGTGACCAAGCACTAATGTTGTTGTCTTTTGGAGGACATGTGGGTCCCAAAGAATCCACAAAGAAGAAAGAGCACCTAATGATGTGTCCTGGGTGTCGTGTTTGAGGAAGTGTGAGGATGACTCACTGGCTGTCACGTGTCGCCTCGCACTCACAACTCATGTGTCAGTCTCTCTCCCAGCAGCTAATTAACGAtcaggttattattattatcattattattgttattattattattattattattgtgatgcAACTTTTGAAGGAGTAACTGTGGTGTGGCTTGTTTGCAGCCATGTCTCTGCTGTGGACGCTCGTCTTTGGTGAGTCCTTCAAACATTCATCCATCTTTCATGTCTTCACCAAAAGCAACTTTCACATTTCTCATATTGTGTCGTTTTAGTCCAAAGATATATTGAGTCTTGCGCACATTTCAGATTTTCAAGTGTCGCCCAAAAGAAAGGCGGTTGGTGTCTTCTTCCCTCTTCTAAAAATACTTTAGTGTTTCCAATCGATGGGACTGGGATTTGTCATTTATGTCTCTTTTATTCTTGGCGTTTATTACAGCAGTGAAACACAATCAAttaacttttttaatgtttttcattGGGTTCATGTCTTGACCAATGCTGAGTTTAATGAGTCAGCAgtaaaacactttttatttaGGAATAAAGTGTTTGGATTTTATTATTACAATTCACTTTTACTTCGTTgttattacaataataatttatAGAGATTTACATTCACAACTTAACCTTTTTTCAATGTTGCCAAGATAGCAGCATGTACGGACGCTGCGGTGAGGGATGGTACCGCTCACTAAACACTAGAACACTAAAAACAGAGTCGCCACCTGTATCTTCATCATGTTCTCATATTTGATGACAATAAagtgttctattctattctattctattctatataattatgttatatataattatattctattctattattttattgtattgtattttgttttatttattttattttattgtattgtattctatTGTATATCATTGTATTATATTCCattctattgtattttattttgttttattttattttattctattttattctgtTATATATAATTCTATTGTATTCTAatgatttatattttatttaatatattgtaTTCTATCATAGTATATTGTATTCTAAtgatttctattttatttaatatattgtaTTCTATCATAGTATATTGTATTCTaatgtattctattttatttaatatatttcattttattCTGTTCTGTTCTATTCTGTTCTAGTTTTATTCTATGTTATTGTAGTTTATTCTGTTTTCTTTTATTCTCTTCTATAATGTTATATTGTGTTCTGTGgtaatctattttattttattctatttcatTTTAATCTATTCTATTCCATTCTATTGTCTTATGttctattatattttattttattctactgTATTCCACTTCTATATCATTCTATTCCATTcttgtttattatattattttctattatattatattatattcttaTCTAATCTGTTATTTTATTGAattgtattctattctaatatgtaattttattgtattatattctaTTGtatatcattgtattctattccattctattctattaattCTATGTattattttctattctattctatcatattatattgtattctaatgtattctattttattgaatatattctattatattgtattatatcatattatattgtattctaatgtattctattttatttaatacattatATTCTATCATATTATATTGTATTCTAATGtgttctattttatttaatctgttctgttctcttctattctattttattttatatatttcattttattcTGTTCTGTTCTATTCTTTTCTGTTTTATTCTatgttattgtattttattcCGTTTTATTTTATTCTCCTCTATAATGTTCTATTGTGTTCTATAgtagtctattttattttattctatttcatTTTAATCCATTATATTCTATTATGTTGAATACTATTCAATttcattttattctattctatcgtATTCCATTTCTATTTCATTCTATTCTGTTCTAtactattttattatattatactttattatattccattcttattcatatattatattttctattctattttattctctTCTATTTCAtcctattttatttgtttaatgtcATAATTTTTTATGTGATTCAATTGTattgttattttctattttattttatcttaatgtattatattctatCCTGTTCTATTATGTTCTATACTGTTCCATTCTGTTCTATaatacaaaagggacaagcggtagaaaatagattgatggatggatattttctattgtattaaattttattttattgtattttattttattttatgcgcaTCTTGAAAGGTGGAGCCTAATTGACTTTTGAGCGCCTTCTtcctgctttgttggcatgaaaaCCAAAAACATTACTTAGAGGCAGTCGGCTCTCAGTGCGTGACTACTTGTTTCTCAGCCAAGTGTTTgaacataataatattaatatgaataatgTTGTTATATTAATGTTGTCCGTCTGTGCACTCAAGCAGCGGCCATGTTGGACGAGGTGCAGTCCTCCGCCCCCGAGCCGTCCGTCCCAGACCGCGTCGTCGCTCTGGCGGGCTCCTGCGTGGTGGTCCCCTGCTCCTTTCCGCCCAAGTCCTCGCCCAGCCCGCCGCCCGCCAATGAGCGCGTGGATGTGCGGATGCGTTACCGCGGCGACGAGCGCTTCCTGTTCCGCCTTTCCCGCACGGCCTACAACAGCGAGGAGACGCGAGCAGTGAGCGCCGACTTCCGTGGCCGGGTGACCGTCGCTGGTCAGGGTTCTGAGGGCGACTGCTCGCTGAGGCTGGACACAGTCAGGGTGGACGACGCCAGGGTCTACGAGGTGTCCCTGAAGACACGTGGGGACTCAACTTGGGGGAGGACCAAGTCTTTCAGCCTCCTTGTCCTgggtaagtattgcacttattattatttttttattttttttactatcattattattatttatattatcattattattgttattattattattttatttttatttttactatcattattattattattgttattattattattattatcaatatatatatttttactttcattattattaatattatcatgattattatcaacatttttttttttactattattgttattaataatattatttgtattattattttattactatcaatattattattattatcattattattgttattattattattattatttaattattattagtattattttattactatcaatattattatcattattattattgttattattattattattagcattattatACCATCATGTTGCATCCAGGAAGTCCTGTCAGCCATTTTTTTATACTCACACTTTCTGCCAAGATTTGACTATTAATTCACAAAACAGCAGTGTGctcctgtctaatagaggatctttgactgacatTTTATTACAAACAGCAAGGACCTCCTGTCtgatagaagatctttgactttgACCTTCACTTTCTGAATCAGTCCCAGAAACAACTTGgacctcctgtcttatagaggatctttgactcacattTTCACACTTAGTCTTTATGAACAGCAGGGACCTCATGTCTTAGAAGATATTTGACAAACATCGTATTACAAACAACAGGGACCTCCTttcttatagatgatctttgactaacattttattACAAACAGCAGGACCTCCTTTCTTATAAGTGATCTTTGACTGACTTTTTATTACAAACAAGGacttcctgtcttatagaggatcttcgtCTAACATTTTATTACAAACAGCAGGGACttcctgtctaatagaggatctttgactaacattttattAGAAACAACAGGTACCTCCTGtctatagaggatcttcgactaacaTTTTATTACAAACAGCAGGGACctcctgtctaatagaggatctttgactaacattttattAGAAACAACATGtacctcctgtcttatagaggatctttgactcacattTTCACACTTAGTCTTTATGAATAGCAGGGACCTCATGTCTTAAAGAAGATATTTGACAAACATCGTATTACAAACAACAGGGACCTCCTttcttatagatgatctttgactaacattttattACAAACAGCAGGGACCTCCTTTGACTGACTTTTTATTACAAACAAGGacttcctgtcttatagaggatcttcgactaacaTTTTATTACAAACAGCAGGGACCTCCTGTctaatataggatctttgactaacattttattAGAAACAACAGGTACctcctgtctaatagaggatcttcgactaacaTTTTATTACAAACAGCAGGGACctcctgtctaatagaggatctttgactaacattttattAGAAACAACATGtacctcctgtcttatagaggatctttgactcacattTTCACACTTAGTCTTTATGAATAGCAGGGACCTCATGTCTTATAGAAGGTCTTTGACAAACATCGTATTACTAACAACAGGGACCTCCtgtcttatagatgatctttgactaacattttattACAAACAACAGGGACCTCCTTTCTTATAGGTGATCTTTGACTGACTTTTTATTACAAACAACAAGGACTTCCtgccttatagaggatctttgactaacatttttcacACTCAGTCCCACACACAGCAGAGACTTCCTTTCTtatagaagatcttcgactaacATTTTATTACAAACAGCAGGGACCTCCTGtctaatagatgatctttgactaacattttattAGAAACAACAGGTAGctcctgtctaatagaggatcttcgactaacaTTTTATTACAAACAGCAGGGACCTCCTGTctaatagaagatctttgaccttCACTTTCTGACTCAGTCCCAGAAACAACTGGGACctcctgttttatagaggatctttacctCACATTTTCACACTTAGTCTTTATGAACAGCAGGGACCTCATGTctcatagaagatctttgacaaacaTTGTATTACAAACAACAGGGACCTCCTTTTTTATAGGTGATCTTTGACTGACTTTTTATTACAAACAACAAGGacttcctgtcttatagaggatctttgactaacattttattACAAACAGCAAGgacctcctgtcttatagaggatctttgactgactTTATATCATAAACCACAGGGACCTCCTGTCTTATAGAAGATATTTGACTCAGTTTATATTCCAAACAACAGGACCTCATAGACCCTTACAGAGCAATCGGAAAAATGTGTCAGTTTCACTTTAGTGacttgatttatttatttcaacaaCATCGGTTGAGTCCTATAAGTTCTGCCCGGCAACAAGTGGCTAATTATGTGATCcatttcttttctgtgctgtttgTTGGAAATAGAATCCTGCAGCTTTAAAGATGATGTTTTTGACACATGGAGTCCTGTATGAAATATAAAAAGGGGAAAGAAATCCACCTTCAGAGAATAAAGATGAGATAACAGTTGTTGTCCTCATTGACAGTCAACCCCGAAGCTCCCGTTATCAGCGGGGTGTTGTCGGCCATGGAGGGTCAGGTGGTCACCTTGAACTGCAGCGTGGGCTATTACTGCCCCTCTTCGCCCCCGACCCTGCGCTGGCAATGGGGGCGGGGCGTACATCCACCCGGGGCTCAGGAGGTGCGGACTCTCCATCCTGACGAGCACTCGCCCGTGTTGCAGGCCTCGCTGACCTTCCGGGTGTCCCAACGGGTCAACGCTGGCCTGCGATGTGAGCTCAGCTACGCGGGAGCCAAAGCTGTGGTCGCCGCCAACGACCTGCACGTTACATGTAAGAATTACTCTCGCAATTATTATAAATAGAATCATTTGtacataaaattgttataagtacaccattGCATaatattgtatccttattaacattaaataaaGGAACAAACGACGAAATATAGATAAACTTACAAACaaacttcatttatttatttatttattttattttgaagtgcatcaatttgcctgaaattaaaaaaaatgtaatccttatttaaactataaactgtatcatgccaaaaaaaaaaagttttagagtGATACTGATAAAGTATGTTCCCAGAGGTTACTCGTCCAAAAACCCTGGAATCGAACTTAAAAGAACAGAGCTGCATTAAGGGGAAAATAAGGAAGTGCCCCTAGATAaatggatagatagtactttattgattccttcaagagagttccctcaggaaaattaaaataagaGGCTGCAAACATTTTACTACAGTAGAAAAAAACGTTTTattcatacatatttatatttaattcaGAGGACTGATTAAatagcacatttttacaacacatcTTTTAACTTCCTGTTAATGTGCCTgtcttttctctgtttttttttctttggttTGGGGCAGGAAGAGTTGTGCCCTAGGGATTCCGCCTTGCAACAAGTAGACTGTAAAAATTTGAGCTATGAATCTTTGTGCACCACACTATTTGATTCGAGTCTTGGAGGTGACGATTtgaatcagaatcgattctcgtttcAAACCGATACTCGATGCAAAatcaaaacttttttaaaaataacattggttgccaattctatgattaactacattcctccataaaatagataaacagcgctgatacatttttatataacttaaaataaaactggttttaccattattattgtgtatatatatattgttgcgtcacGACCtattcttcctccaagggaatctaagttgctggtcaatcccaaattcttttggatgacatataagctgagtaagaaggatcaccaggACAGAATAGGTATATTTTCTAGTTTATTCCAAAGCTTTGGGAGGTCAACTCAATCAACACATTCGTATCGGCTGCCCGAGTTGATCTAACCCTCAAACTCAATAGCCCACTCCTTACACaagaagaaagcccccacctgtcaGGGTAGGAACACGGTCTTATTGTTCTCCTgtagataagatataagggagtactccaactcccacATCCCAAagcttcaaggtaacacacacagtgtACTTGCAGACATAAGATGAAAAGAtggaaagagtacaaatggaaaaacactagctgtttcaaatatgactatgaatacaaataaataactcttaaatatgtatatatgcactcttcacaatatatatatatatatatatatatatatatatatatatatatatatgtatatatatatatatgtatatatagatatatctatatatacatatatagacatttatatatatacatatatgtatatatacatacatgtatatatatatatacagtatatatacaaatacatacatatagacatttatatatacacatatatacatatttatatacatatatacatatactgtacatatgcatacatatacatatttacatactggaaatgcatatatacacacttttttttaacttgttggGGGGGAGCAGCATCGgtttgattccgattcttggggtgtaACGATTCATTTTAAACCGATTCTTGCAACATATTGTTTGGCGCTTTAGTTCAAATACAACACATTCAAAATAAAGTtaaaggttagaaaagctcctttttTATGTCGTACACGAAGCAGCGACGTAGCGCCTAAaacaatacatatttttaaaaatacattcttGACATTCTGAATCTATTCAAAATCGTAACAAATAACATAAATAGAATACAAATGGTAATTTAGTTGAGATGTGTTTCTGCttgctacttttattttgaaatagccTTGTGAGCGACATTTTGTAGCACATAAAAACAATGTTGCTGATGCTTCCCTACAATATCGCACATTTGGACTTTTTCCGTTTTCTGCCCCGCAGTTCCTCCCAAAGACGTGACGGTGCAGGTGCAGACCCTGGCCCTGCAGGAGGGGGGCAGCGCCCTGCTGGCCTGCTCGTGCAAAGCTGACCCGCCGGCGTCAGAGTACAGCTGGTCCTACAGCCGACACGGCCGGATGGTGCACCTGGGCCTTCGCACGCACGCCATCCGCTTGTACAACGTGACGCGGGGCACGGCGGTCCGCTGTGCGGTCGAGAACCTGGTCGGTCGCGCCGAGTCGCGGACCACCGTCCTCAACGTTCTGTGTAAGTATTCCCGCTTTGATTTGGTGTAATTATAAAACCTCAGTTAGCGTTGCATCCCAGCAATTCAGCGGAGCGTTAGCAGCTtgccttgttgctaggcagaattgtcAGGGGCACAAGTCAACCTGCCCCAAACCTCAACTAAAACAACTGGCATGAGCCAATCCAGTTACTGTATTTGTGGCCAGTTTAGAGAAAGGACAGGGAGAGTCGGCAGGAAGTAGTCCGACTGACCCAAACTAAGGACATCACTACAAAGATTGTGAGATTATTCACCTATTTACTCTAATTGCTATATCGTTgaagggattttttaaattgagcTTTGGGGCTGGTCTTATTGTGCCCCCGCCAATTCTACCTAGCAACGAGTTGACACCACGTGTTACTGTGGCTGCTCGCTAGTAAAAATGGTTTCACTTGAAAACTCAACCTAATAATGTTATGAATCACAAATGATAGtacatctagagcaggggtgtccaaactttttgacttggggggtcGCATTGGGCGCAAAAAAATTTGGCAGaaggccgaaagccgactgcatgtaaagtaatatgtatgtgtatatatacacacgcatatatatatatatatatatatatatatatatatatatatatatatatatatatatatatatatatatatatatatatatatttatatacatatatatatacagtatatatatatatatatatacatatatatatatatacacatatatatatatagagtgtatatatatatatatatatatttatatatgtatatacagt from the Entelurus aequoreus isolate RoL-2023_Sb linkage group LG20, RoL_Eaeq_v1.1, whole genome shotgun sequence genome contains:
- the LOC133635647 gene encoding sialoadhesin isoform X1 — protein: MSLLWTLVFAAAMLDEVQSSAPEPSVPDRVVALAGSCVVVPCSFPPKSSPSPPPANERVDVRMRYRGDERFLFRLSRTAYNSEETRAVSADFRGRVTVAGQGSEGDCSLRLDTVRVDDARVYEVSLKTRGDSTWGRTKSFSLLVLVNPEAPVISGVLSAMEGQVVTLNCSVGYYCPSSPPTLRWQWGRGVHPPGAQEVRTLHPDEHSPVLQASLTFRVSQRVNAGLRCELSYAGAKAVVAANDLHVTFPPKDVTVQVQTLALQEGGSALLACSCKADPPASEYSWSYSRHGRMVHLGLRTHAIRLYNVTRGTAVRCAVENLVGRAESRTTVLNVLYKPVIQRASSACVVERQEVLCRCSADSNPRPAFTWSINGTAPPPDYNVSLTADMLTSTLRGRMSGPLTLTCSAVNTIGNDSLTLWHGGRGRDTLLLLGFVAPAAAILASALIAVLVFYCCRKKAATHVLTGRTAAGLAGGSGANQECTPLYINCTEVTHVYTNGSYQLVYQNCTPHFVRTKQVRRMGRRGGERRRRALGVRADTQDAPGDVHVAEPESAIYLEVL
- the LOC133635647 gene encoding sialoadhesin isoform X2 yields the protein MSLLWTLVFAAMLDEVQSSAPEPSVPDRVVALAGSCVVVPCSFPPKSSPSPPPANERVDVRMRYRGDERFLFRLSRTAYNSEETRAVSADFRGRVTVAGQGSEGDCSLRLDTVRVDDARVYEVSLKTRGDSTWGRTKSFSLLVLVNPEAPVISGVLSAMEGQVVTLNCSVGYYCPSSPPTLRWQWGRGVHPPGAQEVRTLHPDEHSPVLQASLTFRVSQRVNAGLRCELSYAGAKAVVAANDLHVTFPPKDVTVQVQTLALQEGGSALLACSCKADPPASEYSWSYSRHGRMVHLGLRTHAIRLYNVTRGTAVRCAVENLVGRAESRTTVLNVLYKPVIQRASSACVVERQEVLCRCSADSNPRPAFTWSINGTAPPPDYNVSLTADMLTSTLRGRMSGPLTLTCSAVNTIGNDSLTLWHGGRGRDTLLLLGFVAPAAAILASALIAVLVFYCCRKKAATHVLTGRTAAGLAGGSGANQECTPLYINCTEVTHVYTNGSYQLVYQNCTPHFVRTKQVRRMGRRGGERRRRALGVRADTQDAPGDVHVAEPESAIYLEVL